The Paenibacillus amylolyticus genome contains the following window.
CGCTCATTCCTGCCAGCTTCTCCGCGGAGGATGTACAGGTATTTGGAACGGAGACACCTATGGGTCGGGCTGGTCAGCCATATGAACTGGCGGCAACTTACGTCTATCTCGCCTCCCGCGATTCATCCTACGTCACAGGTGAGTGCATTCATGTCAATGGCGGCGATATGGTAACGACATAGGCTTGTGTGGAATGTGGGTGATATCGTTAACTGATGTCACTCCACTTGGTAAAATTAAAACATGTGGATGGTTAGCCATCCAGGTCGGGTTGGAACGCATTTCTGTACGATGTACTGCTCATGTCAGGTTGGATTTGGCAGGTGTGGCAGGATATCGCTTGTCCGGTTGCGAAGAGGGTTAGGAGTATAATCCGGTTATACCGGAGCCTGACATCTTGCGACAAGGAGCTGAACAACCTGATGAACTTCGATCCACTCTACCAACCGTACCCCTCTTACCGCGTGCCTGTGTATGCGAAACAAGGCATGGTCGCCACATCACAGCCACTGGCTGCACAAGCCGGTCTGGATGTATTGAAAAAGGCGGCAATGCCATTGATGCCGCCATTGCAACTGCGGCAGCACTCACCGTGCTGGAGCCCACGTCCAATGGCATTGGAGGCGATGCTTTTGCCCTCGTCTGGACCGAGGGCAAACTGCATGGCCTGAATGCCAGCGGCCCTGCGCCTCAGGGCATATCCATTGAGGCGCTTCAAGCGGCAGGCCATACGGAGATGCCGAAGCTTGGGGTTGTGCCGGTGACGGTGCCTGGCGCACCGGCGGGTTGGGCTGAGCTGAGCCGCCGTTTCGGGCGGCTCACGCTGGCGGAAGCGCTGGAACCGGCCATCCGCTATGCGGAGGAAGGTTATCCGCTTGCGCCTGGGCTGGCCCGCCACTGGGCAAGGGCAGCCGAGATCTATGCACGCCAGGGCGATGCGGAAGCAGGGCGGGCGTGGTTTGAGACATTTGCTCCGGGCGGGCGTGTTCCCGCCGCTGGAGAGATGTGGCGCTCGCCGGATCATGCGGCGACGTTGCGCCAGATTGGCGAGAGCGAAGCGCGAGACTTTTACGAAGGAGAACTGGCCGAACGCATTCATTCCTTTATCGCAGAGCACGGCGGTTATCTGACTCGCGAAGATCTGGCGGCATTCCAGCCCGAATGGGTTGATCCGATCTCGGTCTCCTACCGTGGATACGATGTATGGGAGATTCCGCCGAATGGACAAGGCTTGATTGCTCTGGCGGCGCTTAATCTGCTGAAAGGTTACGAATTCGACGAAAAAGAATCCGTTCTGGGGTATCATCAGCAGCTCGAAGCCATGAAGCTGGCATTTGCCGATGGGGAGAAATACATTACGGAAGAACGCAAAATGGGCGTATCGGTAGAGGAACTGCTGTCTGAGGCTTATGCAGAAGAACGGCGCAAACTCATTGGTGATACCGCACGTGCACCCGAGGCAGGTGATCCACGAGCAAGTGGAACGGTCTATCTGGCTACCGCGGATGGTGAAGGCAACATGGTTTCCTTTATCCAGAGTAACTACATGGGCTTCGGATCTGGACTGGTCGTTCCGGGGACAGGCATTGCCTTGCAGAATCGCGGCCATAATTTCTCACTGGACCCGAATCATGCAAACGCCCTGGAGCCAGGTAAACGAACCTATCATACGATTATTCCAGGGTTCCTCACCCGCGGCAGCGAAGCGGTTGGGCCATTCGGTGTCATGGGTGGTTTCATGCAACCGCAGGGTCATGTGCAGGTGGTCATGAATACGATCGATTATCACCTGAACCCGCAGGCTGCCCTGGATTCTCCGCGCTGGCAGTGGACGAAGGGCAAAACGATTCTCGTGGAAGCGGGTTTCCCGCAGCACATTGCACAGGCACTCGCCCGCAAGGGACATGATATTCAGGTGGCGCTTGATCCATCCCAGTTTGGACGCGGTCAGATCATCTGGCGCAACCCGGACACTGGCGTATTGTGCGGAGGTACGGAAACCCGAGCGGATGGCTCAATCGCGGCTTGGTAAACTCATGAGATTTCAATTATATCGACAAGGACGGATATTACGATCAGCTTCTCATATCTGCTAGTTCATTTGGAAGACACCATAGAGATGATTCATTGGATCTCTGTTGTGTCTTTTTGTTTTGGATTTTAAACATCAGTAAACAACAGACTGTAGTTATTCAAGCCCCCTTTTAACCAGAGAAATGTAAAACAAATGTATAATTTATGAAATGTTTTTAGATTTACGTAAATTTTCACTACATACCATAAATCACAATGCCCCTCTGTCCGATATAGATAAAGGGAAATGAGCAAAAAGCGACTATAGAAATGAGGGGTACTACACATGAATACACACAAGAGCAGACGCGCAGGTCTAGGTCTCACCATAATGATAATCCTGACGGTACTGATCCTGGGGGCATGTTCAGCCAACAATACAACAACGTCAACAGATACAAGAACGAAGGTCGGGATCGTGCTTACGGAAGTGGGTCTGGGTGATCGTTCTTTTAATGATGCTGCTTTTGATGGGCTGGTTCAGGCCAGAGACGAGAAACGCATTGTCTTTGACTATCGTGAACCGGGTGAGAATGGATCTTTTGAAGCTGCATTCGAGGAATTGGCGGCTGCCAAATTCGATCTGATTATTGGTCTGAGTGATACGGTACAGCCCGACATGGAGAAGATCGCTGCCAAGTATCCGGATCAGCAATTTCTGTTGATTGACAGTCAGTCCGAATTGCCTAACATTGCCTCCATCTCCTTCCGGGCGGAAGAAGGAAGTTATCTGGCAGGTGTAATTGCCGCTATGGCCACAACCGAAAATCATGTTGGCTTCCTTGGTGGAATGGAGATACCCGTCCTCCGTAACTTCGAGCAGGGATTTAAGCAAGGTGTTCTCGCTGTCAAGCCTGATGCAACCGTTGATGCTGTCTACGCTGGGGACTTCGGTAATGCCGATCTGGGTGAACAACTGGCTGCAGAGATGATTCAGGACAAGGGCGTTGACGTAATCTATGTGGCTGCCGGTCTCACAGGCGTGGGCGCACTGACGGAGATTCAAACATTAGGGAAATACGCCATTGGTGTAGATACCGATCAATTCTTTTTGGCCGAAAAAGCCATTCTGACGTCTATGCTGAAAAATGTGGATGTCTCCATCTATAATGCCGTGAACACGTTTATTCAAAACAACCATACCTTCCCTCAAAAAGAAATCGTGGAAGGTTTGGCGGAGAATGCGGTGGGTCTGACTGCTCTACATAATATCACGCTCAGTGATGAACAACAGCAAACCTTCGAAGATCTGAAAGCACAGATCTCGTCCGGTCAAATCAAAATTACGCTTGATCAATAACCCATCGGATACAAGGAGGTACGCACATGAAACTACAGGGAAAACTGATACTGAATGCTCTAATCTCGCTCCTTCTATGCCTTGCGCTGGTAGCCTTTATCATTATGGAATTGCTCGGGATGAATGCCAAAAATCAAAATCTGGTCCCGGCCATGCTTAAGGTTAGTGAACTGAATGCCAATCAGATTCAGACCCAGCAGGCGCTGGATGTCTATTCCTTCTCCATGACAGCAGGTAACCAAGACGCCGTGCTCCGCTTGCTGGATGAAGGTCAGAAGATGATTCAGGAGCTTACGGACGGATTACTGGAAACGGATCAGCAATTGCAACTTATTCAGTCCATCCAGACCAAATTAGAAGCTCTGAATCAGGGAGCTACCGAAGCAATGACCGAGATGAACAGTCCAGAAGCCAAGCGTTACAGCACGCGGGTTCGGGGTATACAGAACGATATTTATTCGTTGGATGAAATTACGCGAGATCGATACGATCAATACACCGTGGATTTGGAGCGTGACATTCAGCAAACGTGGCAAATCGCTCTCGGTGGAGCCATCCTATTGCTCGTCGCCATCATGTTGTTCAATATGTATACTTCACGTCAGATCGCCCGGCGTATTCGTACGCTCAAAGACGCTGCGGGGCAGATTGCGGACGGTGACCTTACCCTGCAATTACCGGAAGCTCGGGGCAAAGACGAACTGGATGACCTGAGCCGCTCTTTCCGCATCATGACCCTTAATATTCGCGGCATTGTTCAATCCATTGGTGCAGCTGGTCATCGTGTTGATCTGATGGCGCAGGACATCGACCGTGGAAATGATACATCACAAGCCATTGTACAACAAGTATCCCGTACAACCGAGGAACTGGCGGTTGGCAGTCAGAAGATCGCAGAGGATCTGAGTGAAACGGTCATCGTTGTGGACAAGATGCAGTCTACCTTCAATAGTAATCTGAAGGCTACATCCCAATCCGTAATCGATGGTCGAGAAGTATTAACTACCGTTGAAGAAGGTAATAAAGCCGTCGTAGAACAACTCCGTCTGGCTGAAGTGAATCGTCTGGCGATGTCCGAGGTGGAACAAACGGTGCAGGAACTGGAAGAAAGCGCGGTTCGAATCACTACGATGACTGCTTATGTGTCGGAGATTGCGAACAGACGACCATGCTCTCGTTAAATGCCTCCATTGAAGCTGCTCGTGCCGGAGAAGCTGGGCGGGGCTTCGCTGTTGTTGCAGGCGAGGTGAATAAACTCGCGGAACAATCCGCGCAATCCGTCAAGCATATCTATGCGGCTGTGGGCGAGATCACAACCTCCATGGACAAGGTGAAGAACTCTGTGGCACAGAGCATGCAGCTATTTGGCGAACAGGAACAAGCCACTGGCCAGACCCGGGAATCCTTCTCCGCCATTCGGGAAAGTGTGGAGCGTATTAGCACGGGCATCCGCCAGCTTGCAGAGGACATGCAGCATTCGAACGAGCTCAGCACACAGGTGCAACAGGCCATCGAAAATATCAGCGCCATCACCGAGCAGTCGGCTGCCAGCAGTGAGGAGATTACCGCCTCCACAGCGGAGCAACAACGTTCCTTTGCAGATGCAAGTATCAAGGTGAAGTCATTGCGTGATATCAGTGCGGAGATGCATCAGGAACTGCAGCGTTTCCGGCTGTAGGCAGGATGTCGGGAGAATTTGGTCCAGGCAGGCTTAGGTTGGATGTAGTTTAGGTGCAGGTTAATGCATGCTAGATGAGATTATAGGCAGGTTAGATGCAGATTATAGGTAGGTTGATGCATGCTATAGGCAGGTTATAGGTAGGTTAGATGCGAGCTAGATCAGGCAGTGTGAACATACAAACCATAAAGGGAGCCCCCGTCATGAATATGACAGGGCTCCCTTTATATTGGTTAATCGTCGTTTCATCTATGAATTCATTTCGTATCAGCGATACGAAAGAATAAATTGAACTAAACATATATACGAAACCGAGAGAACAGAAAAACTCTAAAGAAGCGGAGTTGCACGTTTTCTGTAAGAAAACTTGATCGGAAACGTACGCGGGCCCAACGAGCTTTCTGAAAAAAGCTGCTTCAGGAGCATAGGCTGCGCCTAGAGCTTTCTGAAAGAAAGTTGCTTCGGATGCATTCGCAATCCCTAGAGCTTTCTGAAAGAAGCTGCTTCGGGAGCATTCGCAATCCCTGGAGCTTTCTGAAAGAAAGCCGCTTCGGATGCATTCGTTACCCCTAAGCTTTCTGAAAGAAAGCCGCTTCGGATGCATTCGCTACCCCTAGAGCTTTCTGAAAGAAAGCCGCTTCGGATGCATTCGCTTTCCCCTAAAGCTTTTTGAAAGAAAGCCGCTTCGGATGCATTCGCTTTCCCCTAAAGCTTTCTGAAAGAAAGCTGCTTCGGATGCATTCGCTACCCTAGAGCCTTCTGAAAGAAAGCTGCTTCGGGAGCATTCGCAATCCCTAGAGCTTTCTGAAAGAAGCTGCTTCGGATGCATTTGCTATCCTAGAGCTTTCTGAAAGAAAGCTGCTTCGGATGCATTTGCTTTCCCCGATTTCCCCTTATCAAATCTGGGGTATTAGCGGTCGGATGGTTGCTCTGTCATCGGAATGTCCAGTGTAAATATTCTGTTAGTTCAATTTACCAAGATAACAAGACATCAACGTTACAGAGCCAAATGTCTAACGAACCGAGCAAACCTTATTAGGCGATTACTTGGGGATTATGAAATCTAACGAATCTCAGGCATTCTATTTCTTAGTTTAGCCCGGTTTATCTAGTGTTTTCTCTGAAATATACAGAAATAACGTGGATAGGATTCGTTAGCTTTTGCTCCTCCATGTAAACCGTGATATAAGGTGTCTCAGGTTCGTTATGACCCTGGGCACTGATCTTTTATTTTGGATCTTGAGCATTGGGCGTTGTGCATTTGTGTTGGATGTTGTGCATTTAAGAATTGACGCATTGAGCATTGAGCATTAAGCATTGAGATTGAGTACCGAGTATTGAGTGCTAAATACTCAGTACTCCGCAATGGACAATGAGCAATGTGCACTCGTCTACTTTTAGTGTGCTGGAATGCTGTCTCGTTGGGTCACTTGCGGTTTGGAGCTGAAGCGTCATAGACCGTCAGTTATCCAAAATCGCGAGTTTGCCCCGCACGACCCCATTTTCACAGTGCGTCGATGATATCTCCGGCTAGCAGGGACGATGGGTCACCGCGCAGCAGTGCTGCTCGTTCGGCGGCCTGTCCGTGGAGATATACGCCGAACGCGGCGGCTTGCTCCGCGCTTAGCCCTTGGGCAAGCAGACCGGCGATCATGCCGGTCAATACGTCTCCGGCACCGCCAGTCGCCATGCCGGCGTGCCCGGTGGTGTTGATGTACGCCTCGCCGGATGGCGTTGCGATGACTGTTCGTGCTCCTTTGAGCACAAGGGTCACGCCCTGCTCGCGGGCGTATCGTGCAGCGTGTCCAATGCGGTCACGCTGCACTTCCTGGGTCGACATGCCCAGCAGTCGACCCGATCTCGCCAGGGTGCGGCGTCAGGATTGTCGCCGCACTTCGCTGGCCCCAGTCGCGAGGCCCATGTGGGCCAGCGTCTGCCAGCATGTTGAGGGCGTCCGCGTCGATGACAAGCGGACGATCCGTATGTTGCCACAGACGGCGCAGCCAGTCTGTGTCGCCCTTGAAGCGGCCGAGGCCAGGGCCGGTCACTAGCACGTCGCGGCTCTCCGCAAGACGCAGCAAAGCGTCGGCGGAAGCCGCGTTCCATTCGCCGCTGTCGCCATCAGCGGCGGCAGCGAGCATGAGCTCGGGCACGGTGCCGATGACATGCGGCAGCAGTGCCGCGGGCAGCGCCCATGTGGCGAGCCCGCAGCCTGCGCGCAGCGCGGCCTTGGCCGAGAGCATGCCTGCGCCGCTCATCGGCAGACTTCCTGCGGCCAGCAATACGTGGCCGTAGGTGCCCTTGTGGCCGTCCGGTGCCCGGAGGCGGCCAGTGTCCACGCGCAGCGCACCACGCAGCACCTCGTCCGTCAGCAGACGGACCGAGGGGCCATGCTCTGGCGCAAGCCGCGCGGGAATGCCGATGGCGCGCACCACAATGCGCCCCGCGGCAGAAGCGCCCGGGTACTGCACCAGCCCGCGCTTAAGCAGCGCGAGACATACGGTCACCCGTGCCTGAATGCAGGGCTCGTACACCTCTCCGGTGTCGGCGTCCAGCCCGCTTGGCACATCGGCAGACACGACCGGCTTGCCGCTGTCGTTCGCCGCCTCAATCAGCGCCGCGTAAGCTCCTCGCGGCGCCCCCGCGACCCGGTGCCCAGCAGCGCATCCACGATGCCTGTGCACCAGCTGAAGTCCACGGCTTCGCGCCCGTGGACAAAGGCAGGGATGCCGAGCTGCGCAGCGGCATCCCGTTGCACTGCGGCTTCGCCACGCAGTGCATCAGGGGCATCGGCGTAGACCAATGTCACGCCAAGCCCTGCTTCAACCAAATGGCGCGCTGCCACCAGGCCATCGCCGCCATTATTGCCCTTGCCGATCAGCATGTACCACTGCTGATCTCCCGGGCGCTCCATCACCAGCGCCGGATCGGCGATGATGTCGCCACCATAACCTTGCCGATCGCCGGGCCCGGTGTGTGCCCGCCTCGCATCTCCCATACCACTATAGCCCTTGCCGCTATAGCCAAACTTCCCCGAAATTGCATGCGAGCTTTCTGCCTGTTCTTCCCGACACAGCTTGATGACTTCCTCGGCTATGGCGCGACCTGCATTCTCCATCAGACTGGCAGCAGGAATACCCAACTTATGAATGGTATAATCGTCCACAGCCCTCATCTGCTCAGCGGTTACGATAAACAACGTTCATCCCTCCCCGTGACAAGCTTATTTCATACTTAAAAGCAACAACGCCGCACCTGAACGGTAATCCTATATCGGTATGGCTGCTTTTGCCTTTGCCTTTACATGTACCTTTTCCAGTTACCACAATCCAAGCAATACATCATTGGAGACTCCATCGATCCCGAATCCCGTGTACAGGAACTACAGATACAAGACCTTCAGATTCATCCACCCCAAGCCCATCTACGCTTAATAGCCTACCGTAAATCGTGCTTGAATAAACTGCGGATCGTCCAGTTCGTCTACCAAAGCCGCTGCAAAATCACCAACGGAAATCGAGCTTTCCCCGATATCATCCGTGATCACACGATTCATGCCAACCCGAAACTGTCCTGTCCGACGACCTGTTGTGATCGTTGCAGCAGGACTCATGTACGTCCAATGAATACCCGATGCTTCAATCAGGTCATACGCTTCTGCGTGGGCTTTCGCCAGTGGTTTAACTTCTTCCGGGAATCCCGGCGTATCCATCAGCATATCACCGGAATCCGTGAGCAAACTTCCTGCTCCACCAACCACAACCAGACGTCCTGCTTTTGCCCGGCGCACACCCTCGATCAACGAACGTGTCACTTCCAGCATCTCTTCTTCTCCGCCAAACTTCGGCCCATATGCACTCACAACCGCTTCCTGACCCGCTGCAAAATCAGCCACCTGATCCGGGTTAAGCAGATCCCCCTGTTCTACACGCAAACGCTCATGCACCATCTCGATCTTCGACGGATCACGCACCACCGCAGTCACTTCATGCCCACGATCCATCAGCTCCCACAGTATCGTTTTGCCAATCGCTCCCGTTGCTCCAAAAATGGCTACTTTCATATGAATTCCCTCTTTTCTGTAGATATTATTTCATTAACTTACCGTTATTTTAATACTTAATCCTATTGTTATATACCTTAAACGGCTCACGCCATCTTAAACCGGATGTGAGCACTTGTAAACCTGTCTCTTACAGCTTATATGTAGAAAAACAACCTTCACTGCAGTATCGAAGGAAACAGAGCCAATCGCAAGCATCCCCTCTCCCCCATCAATCAGTGCGGTTCATGAAAAAAAGCCGCTAATGCGGCTATACGGAGATAATTTCATCATCATATAAAGTGTAGTCTCATACCAATTCAATTTTCATTCCGCTAGGTAGTCGGCCCTTCTTCTCCCTGCCTCCACCACATGCCCTCCGATTTCGGACTGGTGTACTCAAATCCAAATTGAGCATACAGACGATCAGCCGGAACATCCGCCAGCAGACTAACCAAACCGCGGGCAGGTACAACGTCACGCAGATAATTCATAATCTCGCTCATGATCAGCTTTCCATAACCCATTCCCTGAAGATCCGGGTGTACAGCAATATCGACGACCTGAAAGAAACAACCTCCATCTCCAATCACCCGCCCCATGCCTACCAGCATATCTTGCTCACGCAGACTTACCGCAAACAGACTATTCGGCAGTCCAATCTCCGCCCCTTCCCTGCTCATTGGACTAAGACCCGCGATCTGCCGCAGAGCCAGATATTCCACCGCTGCGGGTGGTGTGTGTTCAATATTCACTTGATCCATGAATTGTGCCCCTTTCTGCTTGAATTCATCTACTTCCTGTGTAATAGTGAGAGAAAGCTTACGTGAAACGTGTTTCATGATACGTGAAGTTGCTGCAAAGGAGGAACAAGTGTGTTGCAAAGTTGGATTGAAGATCTAACATGGCGCCCAGGTGCTATGGCTGTGGTGCTTGGAGTCACGGCTCTGCTTCTGGGGATATACATATGGTCTGCCACTGAAGTTCGCCGGAGCCACGAAAGGCGAATGCGAAGGATACGAGATACATTATACATAAGTACAGCCCTCTTGGGACAACTTACCATCCAGGAAAAACGGAATGATGAACGTTCGGAACAAGAACATAACGATCTGATCACGGCAATGTTGGCCTGCAAAGCCGCATCCTTCCTTTCCCCTCAGCTACAGGACCAAATCCGTGACTGTATTAAGGAACATGACCCTGCCAGACTCGCTTTGATGCACAGAGCACTGGAGCGGGAATGCACCGTATTATCGGATGAACTCAACCGGAGTACACATGCAGATCATTGGGGCACAGCAGTCTGGACCATCCTCCGACCCTTAGCCGAACCCGCAGCATTGGCAGCCACAGGATTGCTGGTTATAGATGTGGTAGTTCGTCAGCAAATACTGGACGTTCCTGTAAACTCATGGGACAATATCCTGCCATGGATTCGTGCGGCTTCCCTTATGATCACTATCATATATGGTTACCTGCTCTGGGCCAGCCCGCGTCGGGACAGGCCACGACCAGTAAACAAAATGCTCTCCTTGCTGATCGCGCTATGCTCCTTGCTCCATCTGATTGGACTTGTTGCCGCCCCCTATGCCCTGGGATTACAGTTGATTATATTCACATCGGGTTTCGCATTGAATGGGACACGCTCTCGCAGTGATCGCCCCTACGCAGGACATACGGAGTTGGAACCAACGAAGCCGGTTTCTACGAAGTTAGAAGGGAATACACGTCGTACGTCTGGTACCAACAACGACGAATAAGTTACGCATTGGTTCCTTCCACAGCATGGATCTTAAATATCCACCTCGATAATACGAGACTCGTCCCCCTCGACTGGATTTTCACCGATCAGGGGGTACGAGGCGTGTCTTCAAACGAAGCTATACGATGATCATTGTCAGCATGCAAAGAGTCTTGAGGTCCGTCTGGCTGATCCTATTGAATAACCGGACCATTTTCTAAGGAACTCAGGACGGCTTATTTGACCTCTATGTCCTCTTTCAACATTGTAAAGAACATCAGACACGTTATTTTCTAAAATCGCTCTACAAAAATGCTGTAAAACGCCGTACACTCCAATATAACGTGTCTCAGATTCCTTAGATTTCTACGAACATTTCAAACCCTTGAATAAGATGCCTCAGATTCGTTAGCGCGCACTCCATGCTCATGCCCTGTTCCAAGTGCGAGTGAGCGAACCACATCAGGTCCTTACCATACGAAGCGAGAATTTTTATTAGTAGTAGGAAAACAGGATGCTCCCTTTGCAACGTACTGCGTAACGCTTGTCCATACATGCGTTACGCAGTATGAAGCACGTTCCTTACGCTGGGCTCGTTTCATGCACACCTCGGCTGTCAGTCGGTTGGAGACACACTCTAAGTCATGCAAGACTATATGCAAAAAAAGGGCTGAAACTACATTAGTAGCTTCAGCCCTTTTCCATATTACGAATATGACTTGTGAAGAATTGAACCCTATAAAACGAACTAACTTTACTAATTATACCAAAACGGAGTGGGCAGAAATAACGTGAAGAAGCGAAGCTACAAGTTTTCTCTACTTCGAAAGCATACGCTACGCCTAGAAGCTTTCGCCAGAAAGCTACTTCGGCACCATACGCTATCCCCGGATTTTTCCTTTGAACAAGGTAATCAAAAAATCTGGGGATAACAGTGATTAGAAGCTTATTCTGTCATCGAAGTGGCATGTGTAACATGCTCTAGTTCACTTTAAATAATAGATCATTACTTTAATTACTTCATTTATTTGGCTACAGCATGGGCGATGATCCGACCTTTTTCATAAGTGACCGTAACGTCATAACCATCTGCGGTTACACTGTCGAATTCACCTGTAATCCCATTAGCGGTGATTAACGTTATATCTTTGGA
Protein-coding sequences here:
- a CDS encoding BMP family ABC transporter substrate-binding protein, yielding MNTHKSRRAGLGLTIMIILTVLILGACSANNTTTSTDTRTKVGIVLTEVGLGDRSFNDAAFDGLVQARDEKRIVFDYREPGENGSFEAAFEELAAAKFDLIIGLSDTVQPDMEKIAAKYPDQQFLLIDSQSELPNIASISFRAEEGSYLAGVIAAMATTENHVGFLGGMEIPVLRNFEQGFKQGVLAVKPDATVDAVYAGDFGNADLGEQLAAEMIQDKGVDVIYVAAGLTGVGALTEIQTLGKYAIGVDTDQFFLAEKAILTSMLKNVDVSIYNAVNTFIQNNHTFPQKEIVEGLAENAVGLTALHNITLSDEQQQTFEDLKAQISSGQIKITLDQ
- a CDS encoding methyl-accepting chemotaxis protein, with the translated sequence MKLQGKLILNALISLLLCLALVAFIIMELLGMNAKNQNLVPAMLKVSELNANQIQTQQALDVYSFSMTAGNQDAVLRLLDEGQKMIQELTDGLLETDQQLQLIQSIQTKLEALNQGATEAMTEMNSPEAKRYSTRVRGIQNDIYSLDEITRDRYDQYTVDLERDIQQTWQIALGGAILLLVAIMLFNMYTSRQIARRIRTLKDAAGQIADGDLTLQLPEARGKDELDDLSRSFRIMTLNIRGIVQSIGAAGHRVDLMAQDIDRGNDTSQAIVQQVSRTTEELAVGSQKIAEDLSETVIVVDKMQSTFNSNLKATSQSVIDGREVLTTVEEGNKAVVEQLRLAEVNRLAMSEVEQTVQELEESAVRITTMTAYVSEIANRRPCSR
- a CDS encoding methyl-accepting chemotaxis protein, with the protein product MLSLNASIEAARAGEAGRGFAVVAGEVNKLAEQSAQSVKHIYAAVGEITTSMDKVKNSVAQSMQLFGEQEQATGQTRESFSAIRESVERISTGIRQLAEDMQHSNELSTQVQQAIENISAITEQSAASSEEITASTAEQQRSFADASIKVKSLRDISAEMHQELQRFRL
- a CDS encoding NAD(P)H-binding protein, with the protein product MKVAIFGATGAIGKTILWELMDRGHEVTAVVRDPSKIEMVHERLRVEQGDLLNPDQVADFAAGQEAVVSAYGPKFGGEEEMLEVTRSLIEGVRRAKAGRLVVVGGAGSLLTDSGDMLMDTPGFPEEVKPLAKAHAEAYDLIEASGIHWTYMSPAATITTGRRTGQFRVGMNRVITDDIGESSISVGDFAAALVDELDDPQFIQARFTVGY
- a CDS encoding GNAT family N-acetyltransferase yields the protein MDQVNIEHTPPAAVEYLALRQIAGLSPMSREGAEIGLPNSLFAVSLREQDMLVGMGRVIGDGGCFFQVVDIAVHPDLQGMGYGKLIMSEIMNYLRDVVPARGLVSLLADVPADRLYAQFGFEYTSPKSEGMWWRQGEEGPTT